From the genome of Lotus japonicus ecotype B-129 chromosome 6, LjGifu_v1.2, one region includes:
- the LOC130721956 gene encoding squamosa promoter-binding-like protein 3 → MDGRWSEGKRILMYKEEDECEEEQEDEEEEEEAVLYGEDGIRKKRVVVTDLYSKRGSKAGGSAVPPSCQVEGCYADLSGAKAYHRRHKVCEHHAKAPSVLLSEQQQRFCQQCSRFHELSEFDDTKRSCRRRLAGHNERRRKNASEFQGEGFNG, encoded by the exons ATGGATGGAAGGTGGAGTGAGGGAAAGAGGATCTTGATGTACAAGGAAGAGGATGAGTGTGAAGAAgagcaagaagatgaagaagaagaagaagaggccgTACTTTATGGAGAGGATGGAATTAGGAAGAAAAGGGTGGTGGTGACTGATCTATACAGCAAGAGAGGGTCCAAAGCCGGAGGCTCAGCTGTGCCGCCTTCTTGTCAGGTGGAGGGTTGCTATGCTGATCTAAGCGGCGCTAAGGCGTACCACCGGCGGCACAAGGTGTGTGAGCACCATGCCAAGGCTCCTTCCGTACTACTTTCTGAACAACAGCAAAGGTTTTGCCAGCAATGCAGCAG GTTTCATGAACTGTCAGAGTTTGATGACACAAAAAGGAGTTGTAGAAGGCGCTTGGCTGGACATAATGAGAGGCGTCGCAAAAATGCATCTGAATTTCAAGGAGAAGGATTTAATGGATGA